TACAAGGTCTTCAAGGACCCGATGGAAGCCTGCCGCGGCGCCGACCTCGTCACCACCGACGTCTGGACCAGCATGGGCTACGAGGCCGAGAACGAAGCGCGCCGCAAGGCCTTTGCCGACTGGTGCGTCGACGAGGACATGATGCGCATCGCCCAGCCCGGAGCCCTGTTTATGCACTGCCTGCCCGCCCACCGCGGCGAAGAAGTGCAGGCCGAAGTCATCGACGGGCCGCAGTCGGTGGTGTGGGACGAGGCCGAGAACCGCCTGCACGCACAAAAGGCGCTGATGGAGTTCCTGCTCCTCGGCAGGCTCTGATTCTCTGAAGCACAAGGCGCAGCCGCATGTCCGATTGCCAGCAATGCGGCGCCTGCTGCGCCAGCTACCGTGTCGACTTCAGCGTACATGAGCTCGACGACAACGGCGGCAAGGTGCCTTCGGGCCTCGCCGTCGAAGTGAACGACGCCATCTGCCGCATGCGTGGCACCGACCACACGCCCATGCGCTGCGCCGCGCTCACCGGCAAGATCGGCCAGGCCGTGGGCTGCGGCATCTACGAATGGCGCCCCAATCCGTGCCACGAGTTGCAGGCCGGCAGCGACGCCTGCGAGCGGGCGCGGGCCCGGCACGGGCTGCCCGCGCTGTCGTCGTCGCACTGAGTCGGTTCAACTCGTCACGTTCGGTGTTGGAAATAACCGACACCACGACCCCTCGCCCGGCGCTAACTTCGCGCCATGGCTCCATCACATCAGCAACGCATCTGGGACATCTCGCCGCCCGTGCATGAAGGCGCGCCGGTCTTTCCCGGCGACACGCCCTACCAGCAGCGCTGGGCAGCGACCATTTCGCCGGACTGCCCGGTGAATGTCAGCGAGATCAAGCTCTCGCCCCACGTCGGCGCGCATGCCGATGCGCCGCTGCACTACGACCCCGAGGGCCAGACCATCGGCAACGTCGACCTCACGCCCTTTCTCGGCCCGTGCCGGGTGATCCATGCGATCGACAAGGGCCCGCTGATCGAGTGGGATCACATCGCCCATGCCGTCGACAGTACCCTGCCCCCGCGCGTGCTGGTGCGCACCTACACCACCATGCCGGTCGGCCACTGGGACCCGAAGCTCGCGGCCTATGCCCCCGCCACCGTCGAACGCCTCGCGGCCATGGGCGTGAAGCTCATCGGCATCGACACCGCCAGCATCGACCCGGCCGACAGCAAGACGCTGGAAAGCCACCAACGCATCCGCCGCCTCGACCTGCGCGTGCTCGAGAACCTCGTGCTCGACGACGTGCCCGAGGGCGACTACGAACTCATCGCGCTGCCGCTCAAGCTGGTCAGCGCCGATGCCTCCCCCGTTCGCGCCGTGCTGCGCGAACTCCCCCGCTGAAACCTCCACCATGACAACACTTGCAGACTGCCGCGCGCTCGACGCGCAAGACCCGCTGCGCGCCCTGCGCGACCAATTCACCATTCCCGAAGGCGTGCTGTACCTCGACGGCAACTCGCTCGGCGTGATGCCCAAAGCCGCACCGGCGCGCATCGCCGAGGTGGTGACGAAGGAATGGGGCGAAGGCCTGATCCGTTCGTGGAACACCGCGAGCTGGTTCGACCTGCCGCAACG
This is a stretch of genomic DNA from Variovorax paradoxus. It encodes these proteins:
- a CDS encoding YkgJ family cysteine cluster protein is translated as MSDCQQCGACCASYRVDFSVHELDDNGGKVPSGLAVEVNDAICRMRGTDHTPMRCAALTGKIGQAVGCGIYEWRPNPCHELQAGSDACERARARHGLPALSSSH
- the kynB gene encoding arylformamidase; this translates as MAPSHQQRIWDISPPVHEGAPVFPGDTPYQQRWAATISPDCPVNVSEIKLSPHVGAHADAPLHYDPEGQTIGNVDLTPFLGPCRVIHAIDKGPLIEWDHIAHAVDSTLPPRVLVRTYTTMPVGHWDPKLAAYAPATVERLAAMGVKLIGIDTASIDPADSKTLESHQRIRRLDLRVLENLVLDDVPEGDYELIALPLKLVSADASPVRAVLRELPR